A genomic stretch from Mycobacterium cookii includes:
- the groES gene encoding co-chaperone GroES, with the protein MASVNIKPLEDKILVQANEAETTTASGLVIPDTAKEKPQEGKVVAVGPGRWDEDGSKRIPLDVSEGDTVIYSKYGGTEIKYGGEEYLILSARDVLAVVNK; encoded by the coding sequence GTGGCGAGCGTGAACATTAAGCCACTCGAGGACAAGATCCTCGTACAGGCCAACGAGGCCGAGACCACGACCGCATCCGGTCTGGTCATTCCTGACACCGCCAAGGAAAAGCCCCAAGAGGGCAAAGTCGTCGCCGTCGGCCCCGGCCGGTGGGACGAGGACGGCTCCAAGCGGATTCCGCTGGACGTGTCCGAAGGCGACACCGTCATCTACAGCAAGTACGGCGGCACCGAGATCAAGTACGGCGGCGAGGAGTACCTGATCCTCTCCGCCCGCGACGTGCTGGCTGTCGTCAACAAGTAA
- the groL gene encoding chaperonin GroEL (60 kDa chaperone family; promotes refolding of misfolded polypeptides especially under stressful conditions; forms two stacked rings of heptamers to form a barrel-shaped 14mer; ends can be capped by GroES; misfolded proteins enter the barrel where they are refolded when GroES binds): MSKLIEFDETARRAMEAGVDKLADAVRVTLGPRGRHVVLAKAFGGPTVTNDGVTVAREIDLEDPFENLGAQLVKSVATKTNDIAGDGTTTATVLAQAIIKNGLRNVAAGANPIALGQGISKAADAVSEALLASATPVSGKDKIAQVATVSSRDEHLGDLVGEAISKVGDDGVVTVEESSTLNTELEFTEGVGFDKGFLSAYFVTDFDAQEAVLDDALILLHRDKISSLPDFLPLLEKVAEAGKPLLVIAEDVEGEPLSTLVVNAIRKTLKAVAVKAPFFGDRRKAFLEDLAIVTGGQVVNPDVGLTLREAGLDVLGSARRVVVSKDDTVIVEGGGGAEAISGRAKQLKAEIESTDSDWDREKLQERLAKLAGGVAVIKVGAATETALKERKESVEDAVAAAKAAVEEGIVAGGGSALVHARKALAGLRDSLSGDEAAGVQVFSDALSAPLYWIAANAGQDGAVVVSKVAEQSAGHGFNAATLEYGDLGADGVIDPVKVTRSAVLNAASVARMVLTTETAIVEKPAEEADDHGHGHGHHHH, translated from the coding sequence ATGAGCAAGTTAATTGAGTTCGACGAAACTGCGCGGCGCGCGATGGAAGCCGGCGTGGACAAGCTCGCCGACGCGGTCCGCGTGACGCTGGGCCCCCGTGGCCGGCATGTGGTGCTGGCCAAGGCATTTGGTGGGCCGACCGTGACCAATGACGGCGTCACCGTCGCCCGCGAGATCGACCTGGAAGACCCGTTCGAGAATCTGGGCGCTCAGCTGGTCAAGTCGGTGGCCACCAAGACCAACGACATCGCCGGCGACGGCACCACGACCGCGACCGTGCTGGCCCAGGCCATCATCAAGAACGGCCTGCGCAACGTGGCCGCCGGCGCCAACCCGATCGCGCTCGGTCAGGGCATCAGCAAGGCCGCCGACGCGGTGTCCGAGGCGCTGCTGGCGTCGGCCACCCCGGTGTCCGGCAAGGACAAGATCGCGCAGGTCGCTACCGTATCGTCACGCGACGAGCACCTGGGCGACCTGGTCGGCGAAGCGATCAGCAAGGTCGGCGACGACGGTGTGGTCACCGTCGAAGAGTCGTCGACGCTGAACACCGAGCTGGAATTCACCGAGGGTGTCGGCTTCGACAAGGGCTTCCTGTCGGCGTACTTCGTCACCGACTTCGACGCCCAGGAGGCCGTCCTCGACGACGCGCTGATCCTGCTGCACCGCGACAAGATCAGCTCGCTGCCCGACTTCCTGCCACTGCTGGAGAAGGTCGCCGAGGCCGGCAAGCCGCTGCTGGTGATCGCCGAAGACGTCGAAGGCGAGCCGCTGTCGACGCTGGTGGTCAACGCGATCCGCAAGACGCTGAAAGCGGTCGCGGTCAAGGCGCCGTTCTTCGGCGATCGCCGCAAGGCGTTCCTGGAGGACCTGGCGATCGTCACCGGCGGTCAGGTGGTCAACCCCGACGTGGGTCTCACGCTGCGCGAGGCGGGCCTCGACGTGCTCGGTTCGGCCCGACGCGTGGTGGTCAGCAAGGACGACACCGTGATCGTCGAAGGCGGCGGCGGTGCCGAGGCGATCTCGGGCCGTGCCAAGCAACTGAAGGCCGAGATCGAGAGCACCGACTCCGATTGGGATCGGGAGAAGCTGCAGGAGCGGCTGGCCAAGCTGGCCGGCGGCGTTGCGGTGATCAAGGTCGGCGCCGCCACCGAGACCGCGCTCAAGGAGCGCAAGGAAAGTGTCGAGGACGCCGTTGCGGCCGCCAAGGCCGCCGTCGAAGAGGGCATCGTCGCCGGCGGTGGCTCTGCGCTGGTGCATGCACGCAAAGCGCTTGCCGGGCTGCGTGATTCGCTCAGCGGTGACGAGGCCGCCGGTGTGCAGGTGTTCTCCGACGCGCTCAGCGCGCCGCTGTACTGGATCGCGGCCAACGCCGGGCAGGACGGCGCTGTCGTCGTCAGCAAGGTCGCTGAGCAGTCCGCCGGGCACGGCTTCAACGCGGCGACGTTGGAGTACGGCGATCTGGGCGCCGACGGGGTCATCGACCCGGTCAAGGTGACCCGGTCGGCGGTGCTCAACGCCGCGTCGGTGGCCCGCATGGTGCTAACCACCGAGACGGCGATTGTCGAGAAGCCGGCCGAAGAGGCCGACGACCACGGGCATGGCCACGGTCATCACCACCACTAG
- a CDS encoding adenylate/guanylate cyclase domain-containing protein, with the protein MDRIWQWAWDHHGARYSWVVAAASYFVALPVYLFLSFAILAVEHSSRYLEAAAAAGVAVLVIVYAVALPGIGVWRLAEQWAAGRELDRARALEATYAWCRSAIARALAAFAVCGAVLSVSVSAIAGANGLRLVQYAILGGVTAAGSHLIAVHTVAEGPMRPVRIALAGDVDIGDSLPRSRPTFAAWSNFAMLAAVLTFAVIGAMLSAVFHDASRQPVTWVMIGCALALGLGVPITLGVAFSPSLRPIRDLAEGTKRVAAGDYSRRLPVVQDDDLGALAASFNRMQAGLAERQRLQGAFGTYVDPILAARLLEQGDDVFTGERREVTVMFVDIRDFTPFAEANTAEDTVIRLNALFEIVVPAVVDAGGHVNKFLGDGALAVFGAPNAIAEHADAALSAAVLIHRLVAERFGGELRIGIGINTGAVIAGTIGGGGKLEFTLIGDTVNVAARVEQLTKTTGDAILLTHHTVDALASPPPGLIDRGSHALKGKSAEVQIFGLDPAVA; encoded by the coding sequence ATGGACCGCATCTGGCAGTGGGCGTGGGATCACCACGGGGCGAGGTACTCATGGGTGGTCGCGGCGGCCTCGTATTTCGTGGCGCTGCCGGTCTACCTTTTCTTGTCGTTCGCAATCCTGGCTGTCGAGCACTCCAGTCGCTATCTTGAGGCGGCGGCAGCCGCCGGTGTCGCGGTGCTTGTGATCGTGTACGCGGTGGCTCTGCCCGGCATTGGCGTGTGGCGGCTTGCCGAGCAGTGGGCTGCGGGTCGTGAGCTGGATCGGGCGAGGGCATTGGAAGCGACGTACGCCTGGTGCCGCAGTGCTATCGCCCGAGCGTTGGCGGCGTTCGCTGTGTGCGGCGCAGTGTTGTCGGTCAGCGTCAGCGCCATTGCCGGTGCGAACGGGCTGCGGCTGGTCCAATACGCGATTCTGGGGGGCGTTACCGCAGCGGGCTCCCATTTGATCGCAGTTCATACCGTGGCGGAAGGACCGATGCGGCCCGTGCGGATTGCCCTCGCTGGTGATGTGGATATCGGCGATAGCCTGCCTCGCTCGCGGCCGACATTCGCGGCATGGTCGAACTTTGCCATGCTCGCGGCCGTGTTGACGTTTGCTGTCATCGGCGCGATGTTGTCCGCGGTGTTTCATGATGCGAGCCGGCAGCCCGTAACGTGGGTGATGATCGGTTGCGCGTTGGCTTTGGGCCTCGGTGTGCCGATAACTCTCGGCGTTGCATTCTCACCATCGCTGCGACCGATCCGGGATCTTGCCGAAGGCACCAAACGCGTTGCAGCCGGGGACTACTCGCGACGTCTCCCGGTGGTGCAGGACGATGACCTCGGCGCGCTGGCGGCGTCGTTCAACCGCATGCAGGCGGGTTTGGCTGAGCGGCAACGACTTCAGGGCGCATTCGGCACCTACGTGGACCCTATCCTTGCCGCCCGACTGCTGGAACAGGGTGACGATGTGTTCACTGGTGAACGCCGTGAAGTGACGGTGATGTTCGTCGATATCCGCGACTTCACCCCGTTCGCTGAGGCGAACACCGCCGAGGACACAGTCATTCGCCTTAATGCCTTGTTCGAGATCGTGGTGCCCGCTGTGGTCGACGCCGGTGGCCACGTGAACAAGTTCCTCGGCGACGGCGCGCTGGCCGTCTTTGGCGCTCCGAACGCTATTGCGGAGCACGCCGACGCCGCGCTGAGCGCCGCGGTGTTGATTCACCGCCTCGTCGCCGAGCGATTCGGCGGCGAGCTTCGCATCGGCATCGGGATCAACACCGGTGCGGTGATCGCCGGAACCATCGGTGGCGGCGGGAAACTCGAGTTCACCCTGATCGGCGACACCGTCAACGTCGCGGCCCGCGTCGAGCAGCTCACCAAGACCACCGGTGACGCGATTCTTCTTACCCACCACACCGTCGACGCTTTGGCTTCGCCACCACCCGGACTTATCGACCGGGGATCGCATGCACTCAAAGGTAAGTCAGCTGAGGTTCAGATCTTCGGCCTCGACCCAGCGGTTGCTTGA
- a CDS encoding methyltransferase domain-containing protein — MAAVAGQLGRPHGLVGRGVAVLLNRGNRPAVAGAVDAAEATAEKSVADIGFGGGLGLDLFLRRVGPQGTVYGVEVAEDMLTRARARFASQIEAGRLRLVNGSLTALPLEDGSLDAAISVNTAYFVSDVDAACAELARVLRPGGRAVLGIGDPAAMARLPFTAYGFNLRPIAEIVATMENAGFMDVEQRRLGEVAIAHHLLVGLAG, encoded by the coding sequence TTGGCGGCCGTCGCCGGGCAACTAGGCCGGCCGCATGGTCTGGTCGGTCGCGGCGTCGCGGTACTGCTCAACCGCGGCAATCGTCCGGCGGTGGCCGGCGCCGTCGATGCGGCGGAAGCAACGGCCGAAAAGTCGGTGGCCGACATCGGCTTTGGCGGCGGACTAGGGCTCGATCTGTTTCTGCGCCGAGTTGGTCCGCAGGGCACCGTCTACGGTGTCGAGGTCGCCGAGGACATGCTTACGCGCGCCCGGGCCCGCTTCGCCAGCCAGATCGAGGCAGGCAGGTTGAGGCTTGTCAACGGTTCGCTGACCGCATTGCCGCTCGAAGATGGGTCGCTGGACGCGGCGATCTCGGTCAACACTGCGTACTTCGTGTCAGATGTTGACGCGGCCTGCGCTGAACTTGCTCGTGTGCTGCGACCCGGTGGCCGGGCAGTGTTGGGGATCGGTGATCCTGCCGCGATGGCGCGCTTGCCTTTCACCGCCTACGGTTTTAACCTGCGCCCGATTGCCGAGATCGTCGCCACCATGGAAAACGCGGGATTTATGGACGTCGAGCAGCGCCGCCTCGGCGAAGTGGCGATCGCTCACCATCTGCTCGTTGGTCTCGCGGGCTGA
- a CDS encoding adenylate/guanylate cyclase domain-containing protein, with product MERIWQWAWDRHGPRYFWTLYTVGLLMTLPIYLVWSQIIVAIEGSGRYAEAAVVVVIVVPVLQYVVVLPGIGRSRVLEHQARGHEVDRAQALDATYAWARSAIFRTVATHGAGTALVSVVVGVIAGAAAMQVVQYGILGALAGSAMGLTGVHSLTEGAMRPIRVALAGDTSIGDALPRPRPGLATWSSVSVLGVGFVFAVVGGMLASTSDRAHQNPVLFAAVGGALTLGFGVPITAGLAFAPSLRPIRDLSEGTRRVAAGDYSQRVPVVQDDDLGALAASFNRMQAGLAERQRLQSAFGTYVDAGLAARLLDQGDDVFTGERREVTVMFVDIRDFTPFAEANTAEDTVIRLNALFEIVVPAVVDAGGHVNKFLGDGALAVFGAPNAIAEHADAALSAAVLIHRFVAERFGGELRIGIGINTGAVIAGTIGGGGKLEFTLIGDTVNVAARVEQLTKTTGDAILLTHHTVDALASPPPGLIDRGSHALKGKSAEVQIFGLDPAVAR from the coding sequence ATGGAGCGCATCTGGCAGTGGGCGTGGGATCGGCACGGGCCGAGGTATTTCTGGACGCTCTATACGGTCGGTCTCCTCATGACACTGCCGATCTACCTCGTGTGGTCGCAAATCATCGTTGCGATCGAGGGGTCCGGTCGTTACGCCGAGGCCGCCGTGGTCGTCGTGATCGTCGTACCGGTGCTGCAGTATGTCGTCGTCCTGCCCGGCATCGGCCGCAGCCGCGTTCTTGAGCATCAAGCGCGCGGGCATGAGGTAGATCGAGCGCAGGCATTGGACGCCACTTACGCCTGGGCTCGAAGCGCAATCTTTCGAACGGTCGCGACGCACGGGGCAGGGACCGCGCTGGTATCGGTCGTCGTCGGCGTGATCGCGGGGGCGGCCGCGATGCAGGTGGTCCAGTACGGGATTCTGGGCGCTCTCGCAGGATCCGCGATGGGGCTTACCGGTGTGCACAGCCTCACGGAAGGAGCAATGCGGCCTATCAGGGTCGCCTTGGCAGGTGACACGTCGATAGGCGACGCGCTACCCCGTCCGCGTCCGGGCTTAGCCACATGGTCAAGCGTTTCGGTGCTCGGCGTCGGATTCGTGTTCGCTGTCGTGGGCGGGATGCTGGCGTCCACGTCCGATCGAGCCCATCAGAACCCCGTTCTCTTCGCCGCCGTCGGGGGTGCGTTGACACTCGGCTTCGGAGTTCCGATAACAGCGGGCCTCGCATTCGCCCCGTCTCTCCGCCCGATTCGCGACCTCTCCGAGGGCACCAGACGTGTCGCCGCCGGCGACTACAGCCAACGCGTACCCGTCGTTCAAGACGACGACTTGGGCGCTCTGGCGGCGTCCTTCAACCGCATGCAGGCGGGTTTGGCTGAGCGGCAACGACTTCAGTCGGCATTCGGGACATATGTCGACGCCGGTCTGGCGGCGCGGCTGCTTGACCAGGGTGACGATGTCTTCACCGGCGAGCGGCGCGAGGTGACGGTGATGTTCGTCGATATCCGCGACTTCACCCCGTTCGCTGAGGCGAACACCGCCGAGGACACAGTCATTCGCCTTAATGCCTTGTTCGAGATCGTGGTGCCCGCTGTGGTCGACGCCGGTGGCCACGTGAACAAGTTCCTCGGCGACGGCGCGCTGGCCGTCTTTGGCGCTCCGAACGCTATTGCGGAGCACGCCGACGCCGCGCTGAGCGCCGCGGTGTTGATTCACCGCTTCGTCGCCGAGCGATTCGGCGGCGAGCTTCGCATCGGCATCGGGATCAACACCGGTGCGGTGATCGCCGGAACCATCGGTGGCGGCGGGAAACTCGAGTTCACCCTGATCGGCGACACCGTCAACGTCGCGGCCCGCGTCGAGCAGCTCACCAAGACCACCGGTGACGCGATTCTTCTTACCCACCACACCGTCGACGCTTTGGCTTCGCCACCACCCGGACTTATCGACCGGGGATCGCATGCACTCAAAGGTAAGTCAGCTGAGGTTCAGATCTTCGGCCTCGACCCGGCGGTTGCTCGATGA
- a CDS encoding Rid family hydrolase → MNSASFFVTPGYGDRQRQNLHYSQAVRYGNRVEISGQGGWDDDGCFPESVRDEVIQAFDNVERTLATAGASWQHVISVHSYHLPNAAGTIGQDHLDTMAEQFRRRMGERAPLWTCIGVAALANPTMRVEIQVTAVIDDDG, encoded by the coding sequence ATGAACAGCGCATCGTTCTTCGTCACTCCCGGATATGGCGATCGCCAAAGACAGAACCTCCATTATTCGCAGGCAGTTCGGTACGGCAACCGAGTCGAGATCTCCGGCCAGGGTGGTTGGGATGACGACGGGTGTTTTCCGGAGTCGGTCCGAGACGAAGTGATTCAGGCCTTCGACAATGTTGAGCGGACATTGGCGACCGCGGGAGCATCGTGGCAACACGTGATCAGCGTTCACTCCTACCACCTGCCGAACGCTGCTGGCACGATCGGACAAGATCACCTCGACACGATGGCGGAACAATTTCGACGGCGTATGGGTGAACGCGCTCCGCTGTGGACGTGCATCGGCGTCGCAGCTCTCGCAAATCCAACAATGCGAGTCGAGATTCAGGTCACTGCAGTGATTGACGACGACGGGTGA
- a CDS encoding diiron oxygenase has translation MTTKDKYTEIPAPYSWEVPSAGDARFTWEYDDGRARLLSLYQKGKDKQWDAQSRIDWTQDVDPMNPIELPDEFHPLFGSPMWDASDEARRAEMRQHFQAWQLSQFLHGEQGAMVCAAKIVEVVPDLDAKFYAATQTMDEARHVEAFSRFLQDKVDMVYPINKHLTALLDDTLRDSRWDMPYLGMQVLIEGLALAAFGVLRDMSAQDSLARKVLAYVMQDEARHVAFGRISLKDYYSALTEAERGEREEFVVDACYLMRDRFRGEEVFETLGMDVQACAEWVDTSPLMIQFRSHLFSRIVPIVKDIGLWGDKVQKAFRDMGVLDMAGLDIEALMKADEDQATALDRAHAEMADRAVEVDEVIAAGAS, from the coding sequence ATGACGACGAAGGACAAGTACACGGAAATTCCCGCGCCCTACTCGTGGGAGGTTCCCAGCGCCGGCGACGCGCGCTTTACCTGGGAGTACGACGACGGGCGCGCGCGGCTGCTGTCCCTGTACCAAAAGGGGAAGGACAAGCAGTGGGACGCCCAGTCGCGCATCGACTGGACGCAAGACGTCGACCCGATGAACCCGATCGAGCTCCCTGACGAGTTCCACCCGCTGTTCGGCAGCCCGATGTGGGACGCCTCCGACGAGGCACGTCGCGCCGAGATGCGCCAGCACTTCCAGGCCTGGCAGCTGTCGCAGTTCCTGCACGGCGAGCAGGGCGCGATGGTGTGCGCGGCCAAGATCGTGGAGGTCGTCCCGGACCTGGACGCGAAGTTCTACGCGGCCACCCAGACCATGGACGAAGCCCGGCACGTCGAGGCGTTCTCGCGGTTCCTGCAGGACAAGGTCGACATGGTCTACCCGATTAATAAGCACCTGACTGCGCTGCTGGACGACACCCTGCGCGACTCGCGCTGGGACATGCCCTACCTCGGCATGCAGGTCCTCATCGAAGGGCTCGCACTGGCCGCCTTCGGGGTGCTGCGGGACATGTCGGCACAGGACTCGCTGGCCAGGAAGGTGCTCGCCTACGTCATGCAAGACGAGGCCCGGCACGTCGCCTTCGGCCGAATCTCGTTGAAGGACTACTACTCCGCGCTGACCGAGGCCGAGCGCGGCGAGCGGGAAGAGTTCGTCGTCGACGCCTGCTACCTGATGCGCGACCGGTTCCGCGGCGAGGAGGTCTTCGAGACGCTCGGCATGGACGTCCAAGCGTGCGCCGAGTGGGTGGACACCTCGCCACTGATGATCCAGTTCCGCTCGCACCTGTTCAGTCGCATCGTGCCGATCGTCAAGGACATCGGGTTGTGGGGCGACAAGGTGCAGAAGGCCTTCCGGGACATGGGTGTGCTCGACATGGCCGGCCTCGACATCGAGGCGTTGATGAAGGCCGATGAGGATCAGGCCACCGCGCTGGACAGGGCACACGCCGAGATGGCCGACCGGGCTGTCGAGGTCGACGAGGTGATCGCGGCGGGCGCGAGCTAA
- a CDS encoding SDR family oxidoreductase → MRIAVVGATGNIGARTVSFLEQDGNAVVPISRAVGVDLLTGRGLDAALDGVDAVVDAISAPPISPAETRAYLGTTTQHLLEAEVRAGVRHHVLLSIVGIHRIDGGTAHYSGKREQERLVEQGPVPWTIVPATQFHDFAALAASWTERDGVATIAPLLVQPIAPDDIARVLAEVAVGEPQGRYVDVAGPEPQDLVDMARRTNDVLGRDVKLVPTWSGPLDESMAGNVMLPGENARIAPTTFDEWLAAGAR, encoded by the coding sequence ATGCGAATCGCTGTAGTCGGTGCCACCGGCAATATCGGTGCCCGCACTGTGTCGTTTCTGGAGCAGGACGGAAACGCGGTCGTACCGATCAGCCGCGCTGTCGGCGTCGACCTGCTAACGGGCCGGGGCCTGGACGCTGCGCTCGACGGGGTCGACGCGGTGGTCGATGCCATCAGCGCGCCTCCGATCAGCCCCGCGGAGACGCGTGCCTATTTGGGCACTACCACGCAACACCTTCTCGAAGCCGAGGTTCGTGCGGGCGTGCGACACCATGTTTTGCTGTCCATCGTCGGAATCCACCGCATTGACGGCGGCACTGCTCACTATTCGGGAAAGCGTGAGCAAGAGCGCCTGGTCGAGCAGGGCCCGGTGCCGTGGACGATCGTGCCTGCCACGCAATTTCACGACTTCGCGGCGTTGGCGGCCAGCTGGACCGAGCGCGACGGTGTCGCGACCATCGCTCCGCTGCTGGTTCAACCGATCGCACCCGACGACATAGCTCGCGTCCTGGCCGAGGTCGCCGTCGGGGAGCCGCAGGGTCGCTATGTCGACGTCGCCGGTCCTGAGCCGCAAGACTTGGTCGACATGGCCCGCCGCACCAACGATGTTCTCGGTCGCGACGTGAAGCTGGTTCCCACCTGGTCGGGACCTCTCGACGAGTCCATGGCCGGCAATGTCATGCTGCCGGGCGAGAACGCGCGCATCGCCCCGACGACGTTCGACGAGTGGCTGGCCGCCGGCGCACGGTAG
- a CDS encoding SHOCT domain-containing protein: MPSFREKLKAKGHWIGDDGSRHWNATQAGLEVLANGEVTQRIHDQTTASAPHAPRPQASAGERLQELETLRASGVITDAEYTAKRQRIIEEP; encoded by the coding sequence ATGCCATCGTTCAGGGAAAAGCTGAAGGCAAAAGGGCATTGGATTGGCGACGACGGCAGCCGCCACTGGAACGCCACCCAGGCAGGCTTGGAAGTCCTTGCCAATGGCGAAGTCACGCAACGCATCCACGATCAGACCACGGCGTCCGCGCCGCACGCCCCGCGTCCGCAGGCTTCGGCCGGCGAGCGCCTGCAGGAGCTCGAGACGCTTCGCGCTAGCGGTGTGATCACGGACGCCGAGTACACGGCCAAACGCCAGCGGATAATCGAGGAACCATGA
- a CDS encoding DUF1345 domain-containing protein translates to MRSLITLSRDTVAIRLSVAVLLGGATALAVGNTIGWRFAIAGWVVTAGVYVGWTRLILGDMDAEQTCRYATREDPTRSVAELITVSASIASLGGVGYVVAAGSHSGSRALQAALIGILTVAASWFVVHTIFTVHYARLYYSGEPGGIDFHDPEPPRFRDFAYVAFTVGMTYQVSDTEIGLTSIRATVLRQALLSYLLGAVVLAVTINLVAGLGSKF, encoded by the coding sequence ATGAGATCCCTGATTACGTTGAGCCGCGACACGGTCGCGATTCGGTTGTCGGTTGCGGTGCTACTCGGCGGTGCTACCGCTCTGGCGGTTGGTAACACGATCGGCTGGCGATTCGCCATCGCCGGCTGGGTGGTAACCGCCGGTGTCTACGTGGGCTGGACGCGATTGATCCTGGGCGACATGGACGCCGAACAAACCTGCCGATATGCGACCCGGGAGGATCCGACTCGCTCGGTGGCCGAACTGATCACCGTGTCGGCAAGCATCGCGAGTCTTGGCGGCGTGGGCTATGTCGTGGCCGCCGGGTCGCATTCCGGCAGTCGCGCTTTGCAAGCCGCGTTGATCGGCATTTTGACCGTCGCCGCGTCCTGGTTCGTCGTGCACACAATTTTCACCGTGCACTATGCGCGGCTCTACTATTCCGGCGAGCCGGGTGGGATCGACTTTCACGATCCGGAGCCGCCGCGCTTCCGTGACTTCGCCTATGTGGCCTTCACCGTCGGCATGACGTACCAGGTCTCGGACACCGAGATCGGGTTGACGTCGATCAGGGCGACGGTGTTGCGCCAAGCGTTGTTGTCTTACCTGCTCGGCGCAGTCGTCTTGGCGGTCACGATCAATCTGGTCGCGGGGCTGGGTTCCAAGTTCTGA
- a CDS encoding sulfotransferase family protein, with the protein MVDASDLKDEAVRQTGLADFGSDSFNEGLAVLLKSLERQARLNARGEAFVYGRITGYLAQRLQVEDWYRRHPEIDDVPIVAPLIGLGLPRTGSTALSMLWSQDPDIRYLRRWESSQPCPPPSTVVGVDPRVPPDKGEMIGTRYHVPTDTHAPMECHELMALDFKSHIFQSFAQIPAYSEWLVEKADLTTTLAYQRRVMKLLQWGEPARPWRLRCPSHVLWLDAVDAAFPDAKYVMTHRDPTDVILSVADLYADIIGSFTDEIDRPYIGQLNVEHWSLGMDRALQFRSTTAQDRFYDIDFRAMQADPIGEVTGLYSWLGLPVSDEFEQRMQSWWTRAAGEREPSSHADPVAFGIDFAEVRPRFARYVESAAGWTDHQDRSFHGD; encoded by the coding sequence GTGGTCGACGCCAGTGATCTCAAGGACGAGGCCGTTCGCCAGACCGGCTTGGCCGACTTCGGCTCGGATTCGTTCAACGAAGGACTCGCGGTCCTACTGAAATCCCTTGAGCGCCAGGCCCGGCTGAACGCCCGGGGCGAGGCGTTCGTCTACGGCCGTATCACCGGATACCTGGCCCAGCGTCTGCAGGTGGAGGACTGGTACCGGCGGCACCCGGAGATCGACGACGTTCCGATCGTGGCGCCGCTGATCGGACTGGGGCTGCCGCGGACCGGGTCCACGGCATTGTCGATGCTGTGGTCCCAGGACCCCGACATCCGGTACCTGCGTCGGTGGGAATCGTCGCAGCCGTGTCCGCCACCGTCCACCGTGGTCGGTGTGGATCCCCGAGTCCCGCCCGACAAGGGGGAGATGATCGGCACCCGCTACCACGTGCCCACCGACACCCACGCGCCGATGGAATGCCATGAGCTGATGGCCCTGGATTTCAAGTCGCACATCTTTCAGTCGTTCGCCCAGATACCCGCGTACTCGGAATGGCTGGTCGAAAAGGCGGACCTGACAACGACGTTGGCCTACCAGCGACGGGTGATGAAACTGCTGCAGTGGGGTGAACCCGCACGGCCGTGGCGACTGCGGTGCCCGTCGCACGTGCTGTGGCTCGACGCAGTCGACGCCGCCTTTCCCGACGCCAAATACGTGATGACCCACCGCGACCCCACCGACGTCATCTTGTCGGTAGCCGATCTGTACGCCGACATCATCGGCTCGTTCACCGACGAGATAGATCGACCGTATATCGGTCAGCTCAATGTCGAGCACTGGTCGCTCGGTATGGACCGGGCCTTGCAGTTCCGCAGCACGACAGCGCAGGACCGCTTCTACGACATCGACTTTCGTGCAATGCAGGCCGACCCCATCGGCGAGGTCACCGGTCTGTACAGCTGGCTGGGATTGCCCGTCAGCGACGAGTTCGAGCAGCGGATGCAGAGCTGGTGGACGCGGGCAGCCGGCGAGCGGGAACCCAGTTCGCACGCCGATCCGGTCGCGTTCGGTATCGACTTCGCCGAAGTCCGGCCCCGGTTCGCGCGCTACGTCGAGAGCGCGGCAGGGTGGACGGACCACCAAGACAGGAGCTTTCATGGCGATTGA